TGCCTTCGGGGGCTACAATGAAGAATTGGTATCATTTCTTGAAGAAAAATCACTTGAAGCCTTAAAAATTGCACATTCCAAACTAGATGCTTCAATTATTGTTTTCCAGAAATCATTGACAAAAGACTTGGTAGCCAACCGCTTAAAAGAAACTGACCCCGTAGATCCTTTCATAAGGCAACTCACTTTTATCAATTCCAAAGGCCAAAAGGCGACTTTATTGAGTTATTCAGCCCATTCTACCATTTTGAACAAAAAGTTTATGGGTTTGTCCGGTGATTATCCCCATTACCTGAGCCAAAAATTGGAGGAAGATTACGATTTGGCCATGTTTGCAGCGGGAACAGTGGGAAGCCATAAACCGGTAGTAAATGGCAAGCAAATAGAGGATGTCATTCAGTATAGCGAACAGGTTTTTGAATCGATTAACAAGAATCTTTTAGACTCAGATACTTTGGATCAGGGTCCTATTTCGTTCGCAACATTACCCTTACAATTGAGGAAAGCACATTACCGCACTGGCAAAAATATCAGGATAAGGCCTTGGGTATTTAAGCTACTGGTAGGAGATAGCAATGCCCATTTTGATATGGTTCTTTTAGGGAAAACACTTTTGGTAAGTTCTAGTGGTGAGATTTCCGGAGTTTTTATGGAAAAGTGGGAAAATTATGCACGCGAAAATGGACTGAATCTAATTGTAAGTTGCTTCAATGGAGGATATATAGGCTATATTACTCCTGATAAATATTATGATGAAAAGTTATATGAAACCATGGAAATGAACTGGTATGGACCCTATAATGGTGCTTATTTTGATGAGATCATGATGAAAATAATCGAGAAAGCCGCTACATTATTTTAACAAAAGCAGCTAAGAAAAAAATCAATTTTTCAGAGTACCAACAAAACCAGAGGCAACAAAAAAGAGGCCTCCAATCTTTCCCTTATATTTTGACCATTTTCCCGATTAAACTCAAATACATGGAAAAGCACCAATAGCAGCAAAACGCTGACATGGATTCTGTAATAAGAGGGAACTAAAATAAAGACCCCAACAAGATAAATAATGGCCCCCATTGAAAGTAAAAGGATAAATCTTCTCAAGACAATTTTGCTCATCAGTAGCAAAGCCGAACCTAACTTATCTTGCGCATCACTTTTTTCATCAATATAAGATAGCATAAAAAGATTGATCCCCGCCAGCAGGATATAAGCTATCAGAATTAAAAAGAATTCAACAGGCACCTCATTGGGAAAAACCGAGAAGAATGGGGCCAGAGAAATCCCTATCGCATAAAAAACAGCAGTTGATATTTCTTTTAACCAAGCCAATTTCTTTTCAAAAAACTGAAGAAATCCCATCCAAAGTACCATTCCCCCAGCAAAGATTACTCCGGGGAAAAAGATAAAATGAAGACTTTCAAAACAAATCATCAATCCAAATCCGGAAAGAACAACTATTGCAAGTATAATACACAGCGAAACAAAATGCTTCTGGTGAAATCTGTGCCTATCAGAACTTGCCAAATGAACAATCCTCTTTGCATCAATCAGATGATCCAAAGTATAAATTCCCCATACCGCCATTCCCAGCACCACATAAAGGACAAAAGGTAAGGAGACATCCAGCAAATCAGCAAAAAAAAGCATCCCTGCCATGGCCCCGAAAACCACATCCAGAGAGAGCAAATTAAGAACCCGCCAAATTGATGTCAGAAAATTCATGGAACGATATTAGCAAATTTTATTAATTCCATCATGGGACAAAACAGCATGTTATTTTTTAACTTTAGAAAGGATAAACCAGTAACCTATGAAAAACACTTTATTTTCAATCGTACTGTTTTTAGGACTCATATTCAATACCCTCGGACAAAACATTATCAAAGTTGCCTGTGTCGGTAACAGCATTACCCAAGGACCGGGAAGAGAACATCCTGACAGTTATCCTTTACAATTACAGGCTTTACTTGGAGAGAATTACCAAGTTAAAAACTTCGGGGTAAGCGGAAGAACATTACTCAAAAAGGGGGACTTCCCATATTGGAATGAACCCCAATTTCAAGAAGTGAAGGATTTTCAACCTGATATCCTGGTTATTAAACTGGGCACCAATGATTCCAAACCCCAAAATTGGGTATATAAAGCAGATTTCAAAAAAGATTATTTAGAGCTCATTGCAAGTATAAAAGCGCATATGCCATCAAGTGGCAAGGTATATATCTGCATACCTGTCCCAGTAACCAAGGACAATTTTGGGATAAGAGAAAGTATTATGGTCAATGAAGTCCAACCTTTTCTCCTTGAAATCGCCAAAGAATCAGGTGCATCAATCATAGATCTTTATACCCCATTGAAAGATAGGGCTGACCTACTTCCTGATGGGGTCCATCCTAATAAAGAGGGACTCGGAATTATGGCAAGAGAAGTTGCAAAGGCAATCCAATAAAAAAACCGCCTCTTGGGCGGTTTTTTCGGGTTGTATTGTTAGTATTTTCTTATTTCCCTTCAAGGGCATTTGCACCAGCAACGATTTCAAGAATTTCGTTGGTAATGGCTGCCTGACGGGTTCTGTTATACATCAACTTCAATTCTTTAAGCAACTCATTGGCATTTTCAGTAGCCTTATCCATGGAAGTCATCCGGGCTCCGTGTTCAGAAGCATTGCTTTCAAGAACAGCCTTATAGAACTGTGTTTTGAGGGCACTGGGCACTAAATCTTCGATAATGT
This Cecembia calidifontis DNA region includes the following protein-coding sequences:
- a CDS encoding neutral/alkaline non-lysosomal ceramidase N-terminal domain-containing protein, producing MSKSTLQRIFRTLAWTMGILFFILMVFFTKVDRRPYQQMDYYHATMSHLDTINWKQGRGNNWKAGWAKVNITPDSPVNLAGYSPRGKYEFVQDSSFLRTIILNSGDIHVAFVNFELMIVHPYLEKRIREKIREAGLKIDLLYFTTTHTHSGMGGYMPGLVGKFAFGGYNEELVSFLEEKSLEALKIAHSKLDASIIVFQKSLTKDLVANRLKETDPVDPFIRQLTFINSKGQKATLLSYSAHSTILNKKFMGLSGDYPHYLSQKLEEDYDLAMFAAGTVGSHKPVVNGKQIEDVIQYSEQVFESINKNLLDSDTLDQGPISFATLPLQLRKAHYRTGKNIRIRPWVFKLLVGDSNAHFDMVLLGKTLLVSSSGEISGVFMEKWENYARENGLNLIVSCFNGGYIGYITPDKYYDEKLYETMEMNWYGPYNGAYFDEIMMKIIEKAATLF
- a CDS encoding GDSL-type esterase/lipase family protein yields the protein MKNTLFSIVLFLGLIFNTLGQNIIKVACVGNSITQGPGREHPDSYPLQLQALLGENYQVKNFGVSGRTLLKKGDFPYWNEPQFQEVKDFQPDILVIKLGTNDSKPQNWVYKADFKKDYLELIASIKAHMPSSGKVYICIPVPVTKDNFGIRESIMVNEVQPFLLEIAKESGASIIDLYTPLKDRADLLPDGVHPNKEGLGIMAREVAKAIQ